Proteins from a single region of Ziziphus jujuba cultivar Dongzao chromosome 1, ASM3175591v1:
- the LOC107426691 gene encoding cytochrome c oxidase subunit 6B-like protein new16 isoform X1, which yields MAQPQEAYATRNPNNIRTDVLAEARQACYKARDAFYACVEKETDKKPTEIASVGLLYPSDCKASRAEFEKLCRASWVNHFDRQYCKNRRVQRLLDDKESRRDHCKVYEDSYQTRQQHGKMGFILC from the exons ATGGCTCAGCCTCAGGAAGCTTACGCCACACGAAACCCCAATAATATCCGTACCGACGTGCTCGCTGAAGCCAGACAAGCTTGCTATAAG gCTCGCGATGCTTTCTATGCGTGTGTAGAGAAGGAAACGGACAAGAAACCTACTGAAATTGCATCTGTGGGGCTCTTGTACCCCTCAGATTGCAAGGCTTCGAGGGCCGAATTTGAAAAACTGTGCCGAGCTTCGTGG GTGAACCACTTCGATAGACAGTACTGCAAGAACAGAAGGGTACAGAGGCTTTTGGATGATAAAGAATCGAGAAGAG ACCATTGTAAAGTGTACGAGGACAGTTATCAAACCCGTCAACAACACGGAAAGATGGGATTTATTTTATGCTGA
- the LOC107426691 gene encoding cytochrome c oxidase subunit 6B-like protein new16 isoform X4: MAQPQEAYATRNPNNIRTDVLAEARQACYKARDAFYACVEKETDKKPTEIASVGLLYPSDCKASRAEFEKLCRASWVNHFDRQYCKNRRVQRLLDDKESRRV, encoded by the exons ATGGCTCAGCCTCAGGAAGCTTACGCCACACGAAACCCCAATAATATCCGTACCGACGTGCTCGCTGAAGCCAGACAAGCTTGCTATAAG gCTCGCGATGCTTTCTATGCGTGTGTAGAGAAGGAAACGGACAAGAAACCTACTGAAATTGCATCTGTGGGGCTCTTGTACCCCTCAGATTGCAAGGCTTCGAGGGCCGAATTTGAAAAACTGTGCCGAGCTTCGTGG GTGAACCACTTCGATAGACAGTACTGCAAGAACAGAAGGGTACAGAGGCTTTTGGATGATAAAGAATCGAGAAGAG TGTGA
- the LOC107426691 gene encoding cytochrome c oxidase subunit 6B-like protein new16 isoform X3, translating into MAQPQEAYATRNPNNIRTDVLAEARQACYKARDAFYACVEKETDKKPTEIASVGLLYPSDCKASRAEFEKLCRASWVNHFDRQYCKNRRVQRLLDDKESRRGV; encoded by the exons ATGGCTCAGCCTCAGGAAGCTTACGCCACACGAAACCCCAATAATATCCGTACCGACGTGCTCGCTGAAGCCAGACAAGCTTGCTATAAG gCTCGCGATGCTTTCTATGCGTGTGTAGAGAAGGAAACGGACAAGAAACCTACTGAAATTGCATCTGTGGGGCTCTTGTACCCCTCAGATTGCAAGGCTTCGAGGGCCGAATTTGAAAAACTGTGCCGAGCTTCGTGG GTGAACCACTTCGATAGACAGTACTGCAAGAACAGAAGGGTACAGAGGCTTTTGGATGATAAAGAATCGAGAAGAG GGGTATAA
- the LOC107426691 gene encoding cytochrome c oxidase subunit 6B-like protein new16 isoform X2 — translation MAQPQEAYATRNPNNIRTDVLAEARQACYKARDAFYACVEKETDKKPTEIASVGLLYPSDCKASRAEFEKLCRASWVNHFDRQYCKNRRVQRLLDDKESRRGPLLLPQPYTFKPTAS, via the exons ATGGCTCAGCCTCAGGAAGCTTACGCCACACGAAACCCCAATAATATCCGTACCGACGTGCTCGCTGAAGCCAGACAAGCTTGCTATAAG gCTCGCGATGCTTTCTATGCGTGTGTAGAGAAGGAAACGGACAAGAAACCTACTGAAATTGCATCTGTGGGGCTCTTGTACCCCTCAGATTGCAAGGCTTCGAGGGCCGAATTTGAAAAACTGTGCCGAGCTTCGTGG GTGAACCACTTCGATAGACAGTACTGCAAGAACAGAAGGGTACAGAGGCTTTTGGATGATAAAGAATCGAGAAGAGGTCCGTTGTTGCTTCCACAGCCTTATACTTTCAAGCCTACCGCTTCTTGA